In Amphiura filiformis chromosome 1, Afil_fr2py, whole genome shotgun sequence, the following are encoded in one genomic region:
- the LOC140157950 gene encoding exosome complex component CSL4-like, whose protein sequence is MAASIAVCVPGERLGSTSDYHAGPGTYCKQGFVYSSLAGFKHVQETAKDELPKMQIVRDEQETIVPQVGLVVTTKVVNVNPRFCRCAILSVEGKPLRQSFRGQIRREDIRATEKDRVEMYKCVRPGDVVLAKVMSLGDAQSYLLTTAENELGVVLAQSEAGVNMVPISWCEMICPKTHQKEFRKVAKVQSQYIQKEFNKVPSKHSQHRT, encoded by the exons GGGAGCGACTAGGAAGCACAAGTGACTATCATGCAGGACCAGGTACATATTGCAAACAGGGATTTGTCTACTCAAGTTTAGCTGGTTTCAAGCATGTGCAGGAGACTGCTAAAGATGAG CTCCCAAAAATGCAGATAGTGAGAGATGAACAGGAGACAATAGTACCACAGGTTGGGTTAGTGGTAACCACCAAA GTAGTGAATGTAAACCCCAGATTTTGTCGTTGTGCCATACTCAGTGTGGAAGGCAAACCACTGAGACAGAGTTTTAGAGGCCAGATTAGACGAGAAGATATCAGAGCCACAGAAAAGGATAGAGTAGAAATGTATAAGTGTGTCAGACCTGGAGATGTTGTCCTCGCTAAAGTT ATGTCTCTAGGTGATGCTCAATCATACCTATTAACTACAGCAGAGAATGAACTGGGAGTTGTGCTTGCACAAAGTGAAGCAG GTGTAAACATGGTACCAATTAGCTGGTGTGAAATGATCTGCCCTAAAACTCACCAGAAAGAATTTAGAAAAGTTGCCAAAGTTCAGTCGCAGTACATTCAGAAAGAGTTCAATAAAGTGCCATCAAAACATTCTCAGCATAGGACTTAG
- the LOC140157960 gene encoding uncharacterized protein, protein MDVQVKNPKALKPNYEGVPLRYEDSKPVLVQAYTHKNIIGMGQKVHSQWEKSAEIERDRAVSAAKQDVWEQAEHAKKVALEKCKGAGQHELEQTMENLKISHERSLKEEALRVEGEMKKQAAEQLGVAREKGEQVLRETVEKVKADKDKEREEAVAKAREEERQIATKAAEKVAKEVEEREVVAAKKAAEEQKNALKALEAKKNDERVQAILTAQRQEKRTAADELAKVRKEHSQEIALLKEKIKEWEGINQETWKEVEKEQKEKEDWIEEYRKLKVSYQRFIDGTNGFNQGQAEFLLE, encoded by the exons ATGGATGTCCAAGTTAAAAACCCCAAAGCACTGAAGCCAAATTATGAAGGCGTTCCACTTCGATACGAAGACAGCAAACCTGTCTTGGTGCAAgcatatacacacaaaaatatcatAG gtaTGGGACAGAAAGTGCATTCTCAATGGGAGAAAAGTGCCGAGATTGAGAGGGACCGTGCAGTGTCAGCCGCAAAACAGGATGTGTGGGAGCAAGCTGAACATGCCAAGAAAGTAGCATTAGAAAAATGCAAGGGTGCTGGTCAACATGAACTTGAACAAACTATGGAGAACTTAAAAATATCACATGAACGAAGCTTAAAG GAAGAAGCTCTTCGTGTGGAAGGAGAAATGAAGAAACAAGCTGCAGAACAACTTGGTGTTGCCAGAGAGAAAGGAGAACAGGTTTTAAGAGAGACAGTGGAGAAGGTAAAGGCTGACAAGGACAAGGAGAGGGAAGAGGCAGTTGCTAAGGCCAGAGAGGAAGAGAGACAAATTGCAACCAAGGCAGCAGAAAAAGTGGCAAA GGAAGTAGAAGAACGCGAGGTGGTTGCAGCAAAAAAAGCAGCTGAAGAAcagaaaaatgcattgaaagcaTTGGAAGctaaaaagaatgatgaaagagTGCAAGCCATTCTTACTGCTCAGAGACAAGAAAAACGAACAGCGGCAGATGAACTTGCTAAAGTTAGGAAAGAACACAGTCAAGAGATTGCTTTGCTAAAAGAAAAAATCAAAGAGTGGGAAGGAATTAATCAGGAAACATGGAAAGAAGTTGAAAAGgaacagaaagaaaaagaagactgGATAGAAGAATATAGAAAGTTGAAAGTATCGTATCAGAGATTTATCGATGGGACTAATGGATTTAATCAAGGACAAGCCGAGTTTCTTTTAGAATGA